A stretch of Lathyrus oleraceus cultivar Zhongwan6 chromosome 6, CAAS_Psat_ZW6_1.0, whole genome shotgun sequence DNA encodes these proteins:
- the LOC127095381 gene encoding mitogen-activated protein kinase kinase kinase NPK1, whose amino-acid sequence MDSLRFSNANLLKPGSYQGAGNYDDDMCQMDDEDDIFAASSVKANPLLDADDIKSFNPMCEPVEDDWSCKSDETLNLKKSRLNLSPDQTIRITMSPKPSPNAEKEISFSSEPLGVEDDDEVTECKIRAFLDDKAFELNKLLHVLKSI is encoded by the coding sequence ATGGATAGTTTAAGGTTCTCGAATGCAAATCTTCTAAAACCAGGTTCCTACCAGGGAGCAGGCAACTATGACGATGACATGTGTCAGatggatgatgaagatgatattTTCGCTGCATCATCAGTAAAAGCTAACCCTCTACTTGATGCTGACGACATAAAGAGTTTCAATCCAATGTGCGAGCCTGTGGAGGATGACTGGTCTTGCAAGTCAGACGAAACACTAAATTTGAAGAAGAGCAGACTGAACTTGTCCCCAGATCAAACTATTAGGATAACTATGAGTCCCAAACCATCTCCTAATGCAGAGAAGGAGATTTCATTTTCAAGTGAACCTCTTggagttgaagatgatgatgaagtgACAGAGTGCAAAATTAGAGCTTTCCTGGATGACAAGGCATTCGAACTGAATAAGCTCCTACACGTCCTTAAATCAATTTAA
- the LOC127097014 gene encoding DExH-box ATP-dependent RNA helicase DExH9-like translates to MVSAHTSAGKTVVALYAIAMSLRDGQRVIYTSPIKSLSNQKYREFKEEFSDVSLMTGDVTIDPNASCLVMTTEIWRSMQYKGSEVTREVAWIIFDEVHYMRDRERGVVWEESIVMSPKNARFVFLSATVPNAKEFADWVAKVHQQPCHIVYTDYRPTPLQHYISPSGSEGLYLVVDEKGKFREDSFHKALNALVPAADGDRKKRKCEVAKRSGARQGS, encoded by the coding sequence ATGGTATCTGCACATACATCTGCTGGGAAAACTGTTGTGGCTTTATATGCAATTGCTATGTCGCTTCGAGATGGTCAACGTGTTATCTATACTTCTCCTATCAAGTCACTTAGTAACCAGAAGTATAGAGAATTTAAAGAAGAGTTTTCTGATGTTAGTTTGATGACTGGTGATGTTACCATTGATCCCAATGCTTCTTGCTTGGTGATGACTACTGAAATCTGGCGAAGTATGCAATACAAAGGGTCTGAGGTCACTAGGGAGGTGGCTTGGATCATTTTTGACGAGGTGCATTACATGCGCGATCGAGAAAGAGGTGTGGTTTGGGAAGAGAGCATTGTCATGTCGCCAAAGAATGCTCGTTTTGTCTTCCTGTCTGCTACTGTCCCTAATGCCAAGGAATTTGCTGATTGGGTGGCAAAGGTGCACCAACAGCCTTGTCATATTGTTTATACAGATTACCGGCCAACTCCCCTTCAACATTATATTTCTCCTTCCGGAAGCGAGGGTCTATACTTAGTGGTAGATGAAAAGGGAAAGTTTCGCGAAGACAGTTTTCATAAAGCTTTGAATGCTCTTGTTCCCGCTGCTGATGGTGATAGGAAAAAAAGAAAATGCGAAGTGGCAAAAAGGTCTGGTGCTAGGCAAGGCAGTTGA